In a genomic window of Helianthus annuus cultivar XRQ/B chromosome 10, HanXRQr2.0-SUNRISE, whole genome shotgun sequence:
- the LOC110880800 gene encoding uncharacterized protein LOC110880800 has protein sequence MTSKIEELKELTEGSKGKGKERRCTYKGFMACHPTTYDGKIDPIECQRWISNIEAVFIRSRCDKEDQVMFATGLLTHQAKDWWDAHSKEVGEDRLQIMTWQEFKGPFMRYHCPQSAIDKIQEDFLRLRQKNESVNEISNAFMDKMKFWWELVTTERMKINRFYGVLKAEIMEFITPSKCETLDELINLARDREIEIKRQEERGEKRPSEKGASSSLSKKGKFQDQGRKGKSKGGITPCKTCGKLHTGECLLGKKGCFKCGKEGHSSYQCPNNPKTCFNYFERGHIKSECPKLQQESKKEDKKQEGSRAKGRMFQITSEEAKSQPNVVSGIFLINSIPVYVLFDTGATMSFISSGIVQHPSFKTERMPMPLEVEIADSKVYMLHEICRNCKFTIEDEEFDIDLIPMVLGEFKMIVGMDWLARHHVEINCENKTMLVQAPSGRQLSIQGERNVETKLCTLVQAFKYVLNGNSAYLAYVIDTRQTLPRFEDIEVVNEFPDVFPEELPGLPPEREIEFRIELNPGAKPVAKAPYRLAPTEMR, from the coding sequence ATGACCAGTAAGATCGAGGAGTTGAAAGAACTAACTGAGGGATCCAAAGGTAAAGGCAAGGAGCGAAGGTGCACATATAAAGGCTTTATGGCATGCCATCCGACAACATATGACGGTAAAATCGATCCAATCGAATGTCAAAGATGGATCTCTAATATAGAGGCAGTGTTTATACGAAGTCGGTGCGATaaggaagatcaagtgatgttcgCTACCGGTCTACTAACCCATCaggcgaaagattggtgggatgcgcACAGTAAAGAAGTAGGCGAAGATAGACTTCAAATTATGACTTGGCAAGAGTTTAAGGGGCCCTTCATGAGATATCATTGTCCTCAGTCGGCTATCGATAAGATTCAGGAGGATTTCTTACGCCTCCGGCAGAAAAATGAGTCGGTAAATGAAATCTCAAACGCTttcatggataagatgaagttctggTGGGAATTGGTAACAACCGAAAGAATGAAGATAAATCGTTTCTATGGCGTGTTAAAGGCAGAAATTATGGAGTTCATCACTCCCTCAAAATGTGAAACCCTCGATGAGCTCATTAATTTAGCACGGGATAGGGAGATTGAAATTAAAAGGCAAGAAGAGCGAGGTGAAAAGAGACCAAGTGAAAAGGGTGCAAGTTCTAGTCTATCTAAAAAAGGGAAGTTTCAAGATCAAGGAAGGAAGGGTAAGTCGAAAGGTGGAATTACTCCATGCAAGACTTGTGGGAAGCTCCATACCGGAGAGTGTTTGTTAGGCAAAAAGGGATGCTTCAAATGCGGTAAGGAGGGACATTCGTCTTATCAATGCCCGAACAACCCGAAGACTTGTTTCAACTATTTCGAAAGGGGGCATATCAAATCGGAATGCCCGAAGCTTCAGCAAGAGTCAAAGAAAGaagataagaagcaagagggttCCAGGGCGAAAGGGAGAATGTTTCAAATCACATCTGAAGAAGCAAAATCCCAGCcgaatgtggtctcaggtatcttTCTAATAAACTCCATACCGGTTTATGTTTTGTTCGATACTGGAGCCACTATGTCATTTATTTCGAGTGGAATTGTACAACATCCATCATTTAAGACTGAACGAATGCCAATGCCCCTAGAAGTAGAAATAGCCGATAGTAAGGTCTATATGTTACATGAGATTTGTAGAAATTGCAAATTCACCATAGAAGATGAGGAATTCGATATTGACCTTATACCCATGGTTTTGGGGGAATTTAAAatgatagtgggaatggattggctggCGCGACACCATGTAGAAATTAATTGTGAAAATAAGACCATGCTCGTCCAAGCTCCAAGTGGAAGGCAACTGAGTATTCAAGGAGAAAGAAATGTGGAAACCAAATTGTGCACCCTTGTCCAAGCTTTCAAATACGTACTTAACGGGAATAGTGCATACCTAGCTTATGTAATAGATACCCGACAAACCCTCCCGAGGTTTGAAGACATTGAAGTCGTGAATGAATTTCCGGATGTGTTTCCGGAGGAATTGCCGGGACTTCCTCCCGAGCGAGAAATAGAATTTCGTATCGAATTGAATCCGGGTGCGAAGCCGGTTGCAAAGGCCCCCTATAGGTTGGCTCCCACCGAAATGCGCTAA